In the genome of Lathyrus oleraceus cultivar Zhongwan6 chromosome 4, CAAS_Psat_ZW6_1.0, whole genome shotgun sequence, the window ACCATAATGAATTCAAATGTGTAAACAGACATATAAAATACTTAACCCTATTCACTTTCTTTACATGCCACCCTTGCTCCAAAAAAACTTAAACAATGATAGTGATTTATCATAGAAATAGTCCACAGTAGTAATAAATACACGACTTAATTACTCATAAATAATAGTATAAATgaaaaccaaaccaaaccaaaatCCACATTCATGACACTTTTGTTAATTCAACTACCTTAACTAAACAATATATAACTCGCATACAATTCCTAAACTCAACCTTCTTAATCACTCGTTATCATTATCATGTTCTCTTCTTGACTTGATCACACACTGCTTCACAAGTTGTTTCAAACCCTTTTTTCTCCCCCTAACCATtttcttctcttcttcttttctccTCTCCGCAATCCAATCTTCTTCTAGCTACAAAAACAAAATACATTACACCCAATCACGTTATCATACACCACATTATCCAACGATCAAGAACGACACACGTGTACATACCTTTAGCATCCGATCCTCCACTTGATTGAGCCTCTCTATCAACGTTCCTTTCACTTCGGTCTCCGACATCACCGTGTCGATCGGACGGCAGTGCTTCTCCATACTCTTCGGAGAGAAATCAACGGATGAGACGCGTCCATCACTTCCACTTGTTGGTGTGGATGCACACGAGCTCTTTGGAGATCGATTGTACCCTCTAATTTCCTCTAACTGTTTCAACTAagacaaaaatatatatattctATCAGATAGATGAATTATTTAATAAATCTAAAAAAAATATATCTGAAACCAGAGTACAACTTACCATGTAATCTAAACGGTCGATCCTAGAGAGAATTGGTATCTCAGTGGTGGTGGACATGTTTTCTAACACTTTCCTAGGAAACAAATAGTTGTCTTTCTTCTTTTTGGATACTTTTGTCTTATAATTCAACCTATATGGTTTTAGACTGTATTCTGGTTGTAGCTATGGTTTATAAACGAGAAAAGAAGATTGAATAATAATGTTAATAAATTTTGGATTCCACGTGTCAAAATGTTACTGTGGAATGCTAGAACCATCTTCAGCACGTGTAATGATGACGTGTGACGGCTTGATAAGGATGAATGTCATGCATGCAATTACTAGAGACCACGTGTTACTTACTTCACGTGATTCTGCCAACATTTTACTCGAAGATTGATGAAGATAATTTTTTTTATAGATATTAAGATTGAAGAAAATATCTAGCTAAGGATTTAGAAGATGCTACTCctattattttataaaattataGTAAAAAAAATATGACTTTGCAACATAGTTTGTTTGGTTTGTCTTGTTTGGTTGCAAAGAAAGAAAACAAGTATCCACGCGAAACATTTATAAGTGTTAAGTTCGTTCATTTATTTATTTGTTTACTCCAATTTTTTTAAGGTAAATTTAGAGTTAaatttttatatataaaaaaaagtaATGCTAATTTATGTTCTAAATACTCGTGTTAAGTGATTCATAAATAGAAAgtttatattaaaaaaaataataaaaatattaattataaaattTTGATAAAGATCATACACAAATTCCAAGAAAATATTTATACAATTAGTTCTTAATATGTGTCCCTAGgacacaagttagcattacctATAAAAAGTTTACAAAATTAAATgttaaaaaaaagaaaaagaaattgTTGGGTTAGAAACTATTGAGGTAGCGAAATTGTTGTGTCTTGATACGGTGGATTTGTATTTTTGATGTGGTGTAGTGGGGTTGACCTGTAAGGTTAATAGTTTAACGTCCAAGTCGCTCAGTGATAATAGATTTGAATATTTAAAATTATGTGTGTTACCCTTATGTATCAAAAGCGCTTAAAATTGCCTGCGTATGATGCGGTGTGTTACGCGGAAACTCGTCAGATTAGATCGGATGATGATTGATGTGCTAGAGGGTGGAACTGCCTATTTCTGGTTAGATCAAAGATCTATATGCTTTATGTGTCTTTCAATCTAAGATTCACTCTTGAGACGCTCTTTATAGGCTTTGCAAACGACCTGAAACAATTGTACCTAAGCCCTTGTTTTACTCTAAAGAATGAGGGATTTGCAATGTATAATTTTAGATTGACTGTTTAATGGAAGTAAGTGAAGGGTCTTAATGGAATGTCATTAGCATTAGACATACATGTTTTACATCTCTCTCTTTCTTGATTAGTGACGTTTCGTAGGGAGGCTTTGATGTGTGCACATATGCGTGTTGGTAATGATGTTCCCTTTTTCCTATGGTACTCAAGTGCTCTGAACCGTTCCCGATGAGATCTTGACAATTGGTAGTGcaatttgcatttctcaatgtAGTAGATTGCATATTTCACTGCCATGGAAATGAATATAAGAGATTCTGGGACTATTAATCCTCTCTTTTTTGTTGCTTGTGGGTTTGAGAATCTTTTATTCTTCTTCATTTGTGATTTCTTCCGTTGTTGTCTATTTCTCGCTCAAGTCTTCATTCTTGACCAGATTTTTCCCCTTCTTTCATCGCTTGAGCTCCCAATTTTTTAAGATAATGCCTAAATTATCCTTTCTTTCTATCTTGCTTTCTTTATTAGGGTTTCTGGAGAATAATGTTACAGGGTTTGATGAAAGAGATTGTTGTTGCTTTAGTGACTTATTTTGCATACATTTTAGAATGAACACTAGACGTGGCTTTGAACTTGCCTCGCGTTGCTACCTATATTCACTTTTTCACGTGTTAACAGGACCCCTTATAATGGAGGACATCAAACCTAAAGTTCAAAAGGCCACAGGAGATAACTCATTGGTATGAGTGGACCAAGATACACTGGATACTGCCTTTACTTTTGTATGTGAGGGTGGCATAGGCTATACCTTCACGGTGGTGGGATCTTCTGAACATTTCGGGGCGATTTTCCTTGAAGAAGACAATAAAATATGCAACAAATAAGATAGGTGTGTCATTCCCCTTCATAAACATTTATTCTTGTTGATCAGTTTTTGACTTCCCTTTAATGATTTCGAGGTTGGCGTGTTTAATCATTTACTAAATGCTTCATCGCAATTACATCCAGTGAGCTAAAATTATATTAAAATCTTCCATTATTGGTGTGGACACAATAAGGGAGTGTCGACCATGCCTGTCAACACAACTTTGTTGATTCGGCGCGAGGTTAAGGTATGGTATCTCTCAGGCAGTGTGCCTAGATGTTCGGGGTTTACTCATAGAGTGTGAAGCACATCAAATATCGATACTTCTAG includes:
- the LOC127075758 gene encoding uncharacterized protein LOC127075758 isoform X2, whose amino-acid sequence is MSTTTEIPILSRIDRLDYMLEEIRGYNRSPKSSCASTPTSGSDGRVSSVDFSPKSMEKHCRPIDTVMSETEVKGTLIERLNQVEDRMLKLEEDWIAERRKEEEKKMVRGRKKGLKQLVKQCVIKSRREHDNDNE
- the LOC127075758 gene encoding uncharacterized protein LOC127075758 isoform X1 encodes the protein MSTTTEIPILSRIDRLDYMLKQLEEIRGYNRSPKSSCASTPTSGSDGRVSSVDFSPKSMEKHCRPIDTVMSETEVKGTLIERLNQVEDRMLKLEEDWIAERRKEEEKKMVRGRKKGLKQLVKQCVIKSRREHDNDNE
- the LOC127075758 gene encoding uncharacterized protein LOC127075758 isoform X3, which encodes MSTTTEIPILSRIDRLDYMLKQLEEIRGYNRSPKSSCASTPTSGSDGRVSSVDFSPKSMEKHCRPIDTVMSETEVKGTLIERLNQVEDRMLKKKIGLRRGEKKKRRKWLGGEKRV